A single region of the Neotabrizicola shimadae genome encodes:
- a CDS encoding YoaK family protein: MPTSLSDPGAAEPPLAGQVGLTLLASLVAGMMDAVGYIQLGGLFVSFMSGNSTHLGMSIAKGDGAAVLAALAIVAAFVAGALGGTLLYEAALPGRRLRLVLVVELGLVLAALALAWLGWPTLGLAVVAFAMGVLNLVHRTIAGADIGRSFITGALFGLGQAVAHVLRGTGRAATALAYGGAWLAFVTGAVAGMLILLRLGLVGALCAASVLVAALLLLAIRVGR, from the coding sequence GTGCCAACATCTCTGTCCGATCCGGGTGCAGCCGAGCCGCCTCTGGCAGGGCAGGTCGGGCTGACGCTGCTGGCGAGCCTTGTGGCCGGCATGATGGATGCGGTGGGCTATATCCAGTTGGGCGGGCTGTTCGTTTCGTTCATGAGCGGCAACAGCACGCATCTGGGCATGTCCATTGCCAAGGGAGACGGCGCGGCGGTGCTTGCCGCCTTGGCCATCGTGGCGGCCTTTGTGGCGGGGGCGCTGGGCGGCACGCTCCTGTACGAGGCCGCTTTGCCCGGTCGTCGGCTGCGTCTTGTCCTTGTGGTGGAGCTTGGGCTTGTGCTGGCGGCGCTGGCACTGGCCTGGCTGGGCTGGCCGACCCTGGGCCTGGCGGTGGTGGCCTTTGCCATGGGCGTGCTGAACCTGGTGCACCGCACGATTGCCGGTGCCGATATCGGGCGCAGCTTCATCACCGGGGCGTTGTTCGGGCTGGGGCAGGCGGTGGCGCATGTCCTCCGGGGCACGGGACGCGCGGCGACGGCGCTGGCCTATGGCGGGGCCTGGCTGGCCTTTGTGACCGGGGCGGTGGCGGGGATGCTGATCCTGTTGCGCCTGGGGCTGGTCGGGGCGCTGTGCGCGGCTTCCGTGCTGGTGGCGGCGCTTCTGCTGCTGGCGATCCGCGTCGGGCGCTGA
- the ahcY gene encoding adenosylhomocysteinase — MAQDYIVKDIALAGYGRKELTIAETEMPGLMACREEFGASQPLKGARIAGSLHMTIQTGVLIETLKALGADVRWASCNIFSTQDHAAAAIAESGTPVFAVKGESLEQYWDFTDRIFQFGGEGGLANMILDDGGDATLYILLGARVEAGETDLIAVPTSEEEVCLFNQIKKRLAASPGWFTKQRAAIKGVSEETTTGVHRLYELHKKGLLPFPAINVNDSVTKSKFDNKYGCKESLVDGIRRATDTMMAGKVAVVCGYGDVGKGSAASLRGAGARVKVTEVDPICALQAAMDGYEVTILEDEVASADIFITTTGNKDVIRIEHLREMKDMAIVGNIGHFDNEIQVAALRNHKWTNIKDQVDMIEMPSGNRIILLSEGRLLNLGNATGHPSFVMSASFTNQVLAQIELWTKGKDYAPGVYILPKALDEKVARLHLKKIGVKLTELKPEQAAYIGVKVEGPFKSDHYRY, encoded by the coding sequence ATGGCGCAGGATTACATCGTCAAGGACATCGCCCTTGCCGGCTACGGCCGCAAGGAACTGACCATCGCCGAAACCGAAATGCCGGGCCTCATGGCCTGCCGCGAGGAATTCGGGGCCAGCCAGCCGCTGAAGGGCGCTCGGATCGCCGGCTCGCTCCACATGACGATCCAGACCGGTGTCCTGATCGAAACACTGAAGGCTCTGGGCGCCGATGTCCGCTGGGCCTCGTGCAACATCTTCTCGACCCAGGACCATGCCGCCGCCGCCATCGCCGAAAGCGGCACCCCGGTCTTCGCCGTGAAGGGCGAAAGCCTGGAGCAGTACTGGGATTTTACCGACCGGATCTTCCAGTTCGGCGGGGAAGGCGGCCTTGCCAACATGATCCTCGACGATGGCGGCGACGCCACGCTCTACATCCTGCTCGGCGCACGCGTCGAAGCCGGTGAGACCGACCTGATCGCCGTTCCGACCTCGGAAGAGGAAGTCTGCTTGTTCAACCAGATTAAGAAGCGCCTCGCCGCCTCGCCCGGCTGGTTCACCAAGCAGCGCGCCGCGATCAAGGGCGTGTCGGAAGAGACCACCACCGGCGTGCATCGCCTGTACGAGTTGCACAAGAAGGGCCTGCTGCCCTTCCCGGCGATCAACGTGAACGACAGCGTCACCAAGTCGAAGTTCGACAACAAGTACGGCTGCAAGGAATCGCTGGTCGACGGCATCCGCCGCGCCACCGACACGATGATGGCCGGCAAGGTCGCCGTCGTCTGCGGCTACGGCGACGTGGGCAAGGGTTCGGCCGCTTCGCTGCGCGGCGCCGGGGCCCGTGTGAAAGTGACCGAAGTCGACCCGATCTGCGCGCTTCAGGCCGCGATGGATGGCTATGAAGTGACGATCCTGGAAGACGAGGTCGCCTCGGCCGACATCTTCATCACCACCACCGGCAACAAGGACGTGATCCGCATCGAGCATCTGCGCGAGATGAAGGACATGGCGATCGTCGGCAACATCGGCCACTTCGACAACGAAATCCAGGTCGCCGCCCTGCGCAACCACAAGTGGACCAACATCAAGGACCAGGTGGACATGATCGAGATGCCTTCGGGCAACCGGATCATCCTTCTGTCCGAAGGGCGCCTGTTGAACCTGGGGAATGCCACCGGGCACCCGTCCTTCGTGATGTCGGCCTCGTTCACCAACCAGGTGCTGGCGCAGATCGAGCTTTGGACCAAGGGCAAGGACTATGCCCCTGGCGTCTATATCCTGCCCAAGGCGCTGGACGAAAAGGTCGCGCGCCTGCACCTGAAGAAGATCGGCGTGAAGCTGACCGAGCTGAAGCCGGAGCAGGCGGCCTATATCGGCGTGAAGGTCGAAGGTCCGTTCAAGTCGGACCACTACCGCTATTGA
- a CDS encoding HD domain-containing protein, producing MKQPRAWQRMLSGRRLDLLDPTPMDIEVEDIAHGLAFVARWNGQTRGDWPYSVAEHSLLVEEIFSRQNPGLPVKWRLAALLHDAPEYVIGDMISPVKAAVGAGYGELDARLAAAVHLRFGLPATLPAPVKKAIKAADRLSAWAEAVQIAGFSEAEADRFFGRPAETERAGLVIRLRPPAEVRADYVARHRALLEAC from the coding sequence ATGAAGCAACCGAGGGCGTGGCAGCGGATGCTGTCGGGGCGGCGGCTGGATCTTCTGGACCCGACGCCTATGGACATCGAGGTCGAGGACATCGCCCATGGCCTTGCCTTCGTGGCGCGCTGGAACGGGCAGACGCGGGGGGACTGGCCCTATTCCGTGGCCGAGCATTCGCTCTTGGTGGAGGAGATCTTCAGCCGTCAGAACCCGGGCCTGCCGGTGAAATGGCGGCTGGCGGCCCTGCTGCATGATGCCCCGGAATATGTGATCGGGGACATGATCAGCCCGGTGAAGGCGGCGGTGGGGGCGGGTTATGGCGAACTGGATGCCCGGCTGGCGGCGGCGGTGCACCTGCGGTTCGGGCTGCCGGCCACCCTGCCTGCGCCGGTGAAGAAGGCGATCAAGGCGGCGGACCGGCTGTCGGCCTGGGCCGAGGCGGTGCAGATCGCGGGGTTCTCGGAGGCCGAGGCGGATCGGTTCTTCGGGCGGCCGGCCGAGACCGAGCGGGCGGGGCTGGTGATCCGGCTGAGGCCACCGGCCGAGGTGCGGGCCGATTATGTGGCCCGGCACCGGGCGCTGCTGGAGGCCTGCTGA
- a CDS encoding LysR family transcriptional regulator, with protein sequence MAIDWRSFPSLAALRAFEAAASHGSFSGAARALNVTHAAVAQQVRALEQDLGLELMFRDGRGLGLTPEGARLAQAVGEGFKSIELALGELRAVAPGAPLRITLTPAFAQQWLMPRLGKFWAAHPEIAISLHPDRRVVDLRREGMDLGIRFGKGQWPGVEAEFLAAAPWVIVAAPSLLKGRRSLTIEEMSAMDWVVEGDWPEEKAWLKGHGLHPDEINVTDMPSEELALSAARQGLGLYVEAAALVETDLAQGTLIKVGSLQDESMAYYMATKPGPKRPELRLFMKWLKSVV encoded by the coding sequence ATGGCAATCGACTGGCGCAGCTTTCCTTCCTTGGCCGCCCTGCGGGCCTTTGAGGCTGCGGCGAGCCATGGCAGCTTTTCCGGTGCGGCGCGCGCACTGAACGTGACCCACGCCGCGGTGGCGCAGCAGGTCCGCGCACTGGAACAGGACCTTGGGCTGGAACTGATGTTCCGCGACGGGCGCGGGTTGGGGCTGACGCCCGAGGGCGCGCGGCTGGCGCAGGCGGTGGGTGAGGGGTTCAAGTCCATCGAGCTTGCCCTGGGCGAACTGCGGGCCGTGGCGCCCGGCGCGCCCCTGCGCATCACCCTGACGCCGGCCTTTGCGCAACAATGGCTCATGCCGAGACTGGGGAAGTTCTGGGCGGCGCATCCCGAGATTGCGATCTCGCTGCATCCCGACCGGCGGGTGGTGGATTTGCGGCGGGAGGGAATGGATCTGGGCATCCGCTTCGGCAAGGGACAATGGCCGGGGGTGGAGGCCGAGTTCCTGGCGGCCGCGCCCTGGGTGATCGTTGCGGCGCCTTCGTTGCTGAAGGGGCGCAGGAGCCTGACCATCGAGGAGATGTCGGCAATGGACTGGGTGGTGGAAGGTGACTGGCCCGAGGAAAAGGCATGGCTGAAGGGCCACGGGCTGCACCCCGACGAAATCAACGTGACCGACATGCCGAGCGAGGAATTGGCACTTTCGGCTGCAAGACAAGGACTTGGACTTTACGTAGAGGCAGCCGCCCTTGTTGAAACCGATCTGGCCCAGGGCACGCTGATCAAGGTGGGTTCGTTGCAGGACGAGTCCATGGCCTATTACATGGCAACGAAGCCCGGACCGAAACGGCCCGAGCTGCGCTTGTTCATGAAATGGCTGAAGTCGGTGGTCTGA